One Dysidea avara chromosome 8, odDysAvar1.4, whole genome shotgun sequence genomic window, cgcacgcacgcacgcacgcacacacacacacacacacacacacacacccaagaCAAACAATGTATTATAGTGTGCTGCAAAAATGTAATTAAATACTAACAGAATGAAGTAGTCATTATAACCCAAGCAGCCACCAGAACCATGCAATTCAAAGTGTACCATGTTATTTACTTGCATATTACATACTTTACAGTTATTCATGCAGTTTGGATTACCAAGAGTAATTACTTCTGATCAAGGAAGTGAATTTAACAATCGCCTTGACAAGaaattgatgaagatgatgaaaatTGACCACCGTTTGACTACCCCTTACCATCCTCAGGtaactactactctactatCCTATATTATATGCTATGTTGTAACTAATCAACATTAATAGTTGCATGGTAAAGAAATGCATAGTGCTATAATATGCATATTTACCTTATGCACTTTAAGTAGATACAACTGTATTATGTGTCTGTTGTAGGCAAACGGCTTGGTTGAGCGTTTTAACCAGACCATCCAGAATATGCTGGTAAAGTTTGTTAATGAGAAAAAGGAACTCTGGGAAGATTATTTAGACACCTGTGTTTTTGCTTACAATACTTCTAAACACGAGTCATCAAAATATTGCCCTTTTGCTGTGATGTTTGGACGACAAGCTCTGTTACCTGTTGAAATTCAATATCCCAAAGAAGAAGATATCGTACAGCACTTGGATCATAATGATGAAGTTATAGAACAACATTTcattcatcaaacaaaagtAGCACAAATTGTGAAGGAGAACATACTCACCGCTCAAAAGCGTCAAAAACAAGTGTATGACAGGAAGCACCATAACCCAGCTACATTCAAAGTTGGAGCATTGGTTCTTAGAAAAGATATGAAGAGGAAAAAGCGGGCTGGTGGAAAAATGGATTATAAGTGGCAGGGTCCTTATAAAGTTGTGAAGTCTGTTGGTAAAGGAATTTTTCAGATCCTAAACACCAATGACATTAAACAGACTTTAAAAGTCCATGGTACACATTTGAAATTGTTCTATCCACCCAAGaaggtacatgcatgtatgtgcggCACACAGGTGTGTGTTTATGTAAGTTATAATTGTATAGGCAACTGGTTGTATCTCAACATCTCATGACGAAAGTGATAATAGTGGCAACACATCTGTCAGAAGTGGAAAAGGATCCATTTCACATGATCCTAGTGCCAGTGTGAGCGACAAAGTAAGAACTTATAACTGCATGTTAATTGATGTAATATTATCTTGCAATACATAGGAACCATGCAACTCGATATCCCAGTATGATGACAATATCAAGACTGACCAAATAGAGGAGGACAACACATCAGTTGTTACTCACAATACTTGTACACATACTTCAAAATCTCACAACCCAACAGTGTCCGTTATCTCACATGAACCTAGTGCCACCAAAAGTGATAAAGTAAGATTATTTGATACTATACTGTAATATTTATATCATGTACATGTTATAGGATCCCATCTTGACATCTCAGTGTGATGAAGATACTAAGACCAAAATTTTGGACCAAATGGATGATGGCAACATATCAGTGCTCCTACATGCTCGTACATCTCATGATCAGAGTGACTCTTCTTCAAGAACGTCCATTTCTTATGATCCTAGCAGCATCATGAGTGACAAAGTAAGTAATGTATAGGCTTATTGCCAAGCATGGTAACTATGGTTGTAGTGCAGCCAGCATACATACTTTGAGTAGTTTTAATAAGTTCACTGATTTGCTGgttacatagctactgtagcatacTATATACACCCACGTGGAATTCTATATGAGTACATGTAATAGGAACCCAGCTATCCCAGTTTGATATCACGATGGGATGAGGAAGATATCACTCACTGTAAAGATCTAGTACGAATGAATAAGGAGCAAGGGCACAATGTATCAGTTGCTATTAATGTGGTTAGAGGTTCCTCCAATTCGTTCTTCACATATCTTACTAATGTCTATTTTCAGAATTGCCCATTGGTTTACAGTTCCCCCAAACAAGCAGGAGGCTACTTCCCAGAGTTTGGCAGTTTTAGTGCACCTGCGCTATCACCTATTTACAGCCAAAAACTGGAACACaatgaatttaaaataaagcctACATCTGATAAAGGTAAATTGTGATAGCTGGAAAAACATCACAACAGTTCCAATAGGAAAGAGGGTTGTTGATATGATATTCTCACCACCAAAGCACATTGTTACCAAGAGAAAGCTGAATTTCTCTGATAGTCCTGATACGAATTCAGTTAAGCCATTGAGATGACGTCACAAGCTTATAAAGGTTGtattttgttgtgataattcctTGACagctattgtaattattgtgtgcttACCATTACACAGAGATGTGAGGAGTTTCAGAAAAACACCGTAACAAAGCCTCCTACAATAGCGGAACCATCAGTGGTAGCACCTATGATTGCGACAACAACAGAGACAGTGGAATCCAAGATAACAGCCACACCTAACGTAACAGCTACAATGTCTACAGCAGTAACAGGAATGATTAATACAGCCGGAGCCAACAATGGAAGCATCATACCACTTACAGCCTATGTATGTTTTTGTGCTGTGGTACATATGactcatatatatacatacaggatCAGCTAAAAGCTATCTGGAAAAGAAAGCCATGCTATGTAATTAAAGCTAGGTTTGGACATTTGGCTATACATCAAGGTAGCTTTCACAACTTGAAAGGAAATAACTGGTTAAATGATGAGGTCAGTGCATTGTATTATATACCTCTAAATTTGatgcactaaaattaatgttatagaTAGTGAATGGATATTTACGCATGCTAGTTGAATTGAGGAATGACAGTTTTGCTGTCTTGTCACAAACCATCACTGCCTGGGTTAATCGCTCAAAATCTGGGAAATCATCGCACCTTTTAAGCAAGGTAAGATCACAAATGCTACGTGGAGGAGTTAGTTTATTCATACTATAGGAGACGCTAAGCACCAAAGTGTTTATTGTTGGAATGTACAATCATGGAGAAAACCACTGGATATTGATTGTAAGCAATTTGCATAGGGTGATACCAATACACTTGTTGTGCTGCTCTGTAGGCAATCAACATGGAAGAAAAAAAGTTTTACTACATCAATCCTCTTGGACCATCGCGAGCCATACGTGGAGCATACACAGGTTTGAAGTATGTTTAATACTGTAACATTGactgttaacataattatacagtgcatCACTGTGAACTAAATTGATGCAATGCACTTTTACACCTAGTTTTATATGCTCCATAGAAGGTTCTTTGCTATGAGATATAACTGCGTTGGTCAAGACAACGTCTCATTGGACAAGTTTGAGCTCATTCAGCTCAAGAAAGGTGTGCAAAAGCCAGGAGACAGCTTCAACTGTGGTGTTTTGAGTTTAAAGGTATAACATCTCGCTTTTGTAGCTAAGGCTATAAAGTTTGTGTACTATACACAGATTGCTGAACAATTGTTAAATTTTAACCGTATCGACGAAGACGCcattttgcaaatgaatatgAAGAAAGCCAGAATAGATATAGGCACAGCACTCCTCACCAATTCAAGTAATTTGCTCTGCGTtaaagtgtgcatatatacGTGTGTTTCAAATTCAGTTGACATGACTGAGCGCTGCATCATGTGTGGACGATCTGAAGAAAGTTTTCAGCATGAAGATTATACTGATCGCTGGGTATGCTATACACATATATTATTCATGTGAGAACTTTATGTATATTTATTGTGTATGTAGATCCAGTGTGGTAACTGTAATGCGTGGGTGCATGTAATCTGCTCAGGAGTAACTGTGGATGACCCTTCAGCACCCTCTTATGAATTTAACTGTATTGATTGTGTCAAACAACGTAAAGACTTTACACATTAGCTAATGACTGTaacaattgttgatgtatattggcAAACTTTGCTAACTAGTTAGCTATTTCATGGCATACATTAATTATGCTAGCTGCATCGCttttatggctagctatatagcctgGCATGACGCATGTCAGTGAAtacattagtagtgaattgacaACATAGACTGATCACCGGCATCATGGCTGAGAATCCACGAAGCACAGGCCTAGCCGAGCATACAAGGCACAGCCTGTAGCCTCATACCCGATCACTGGCACTGTAGCTTTATAGTTTAAAAACAAGCTGTACGAAGAAACTGATCCGGCCGTGTTGCTTGCCGCGCCTGGATCGTATTCAGCGTGGGGGACCACTTGTAGCAGAGGGGGACCAACCGTGGCGCTCTAGGTTgtccggggggggggggacaagttgaagtgtctcaagtggtccggggggaccacaTAGCGCGGCTTTAACTAGTCCGGGGGGACTGATTTTGGGGGGACCAATTGTCGCATGACAGTTCTCACCGAcctgacattgttatatataatgcagaaATGAAATCTGTTGTACTTCTGGAACTTACCTGCCCATTTAATTCTCGTGCTGACCTTTCTGCTGCACGAGAACGTAAGCAGGAGAAGCCAGAATATCTGCAAATTACTCGGCAAATTATTGCTGAGCTTGACCGCTTGGGTTTTGTTAGTCATTACCACACAGTTGAAATTGGTTGCCTTGGCCATTACCTTACAGAGACAGTAACATCTATGAAAAGAGTTTCAAATCTGAGTTTTTCCAAGACGAAAGCATTGcttgatagagcagctgctgtggctataacttcctctcagagaatcttttatgcacgtagtaatccaacctggacactttaagttaagttttgtagttaattatttttgtatgtatccttgccatgcctacgcggatcttatctttgtagtcgcatgtgtccgaggctctgtatgtaattttgtcatttcatcattattctgatggtttcaaaaaacaaaaaaaaaaaaaacccggtagagttcagctagaaacaagtcatcctgtagagagaccagctagaacaagtcactttgtatgtagaaagttcagctacaaaaaaaaaatcaccctgtagagaggtcagctacaaacaaacctccctgtagagagatcagctagaagaagttaccttgtagagagttcagctacaaagaaaccattatgtagagagttcagctgcaaacaaatcacctgtagagagttcagctacaaacaaatctccctgtagagagatcagctagaagaagttaccttgtagagagttcagctacaaacaaatcaccctgtagaaagatcagctagaagaagttaccttgtggagagttcagctacaaagaaaccatcatgtagagagttaaggtgcaaacaaatcacctgtagagagttcagctacaaacaaatctctctgtagagagatcagctagaagaagttaccttgtagagagttcagctacaaagaaaccatcatgtagagagttcagctgcaaacaaatcagctgtagagagttcagctacaaacaaatctccctgtagaaaggtcagctagaagaagtcaccttgtagagagttgagctacaaagaaccatcatgtagagagttcagctgcaaacaaatcacctgtatagagttcagctacaaataaatctccctgtagagagatcagctagaagaagtttccttgtagagagttcagctacaacaaatcaccctgtagaaagatcagctaggagaagttaccttgtggagagttcagctacaaacaaatctctctgtagagagatcagctagaagaagttaccttgtagagagttcagctacaaagaaaccatcatgtagagagttcagctgcaaacaaatcacctgtatagagttcagctacaaataaatctccctgtagagagatcagctagaagaagtttccttgtagagagttcagctacaacaaatcaccctgtagaaagatcagctaggagaagttaccttgtggagagttcagctacaaacaaatctctctgtagagagatcagctagaagaagttaccttgtagagagttcagctacaaagaaaccatcatgtagagagttcagctgcaaacaaatcacctgtatagagttcagctacaaataaatctccctgtagagagatcagctagaagaagtttccttgtagagagttcagctacaacaaatcaccttgtagaaagatcaactagaagaagttaccttgtggagagttcagctacaaagaaaccatcatgtagagagttcagctgcaaacaaatcatctgtagagagttcagctacaaacaatcaccctctagaaagatcagctaaaagaagtcaccctgtagagagttcagttacaaagaaaccaccatgtagagagttcagctacaaactagtgaccttgtagagatatcagttaccttgtaaagagttcagctacaaaagaaaaatcaccctgtagagaggtcagctacaaacaaatctccctgtagagagatcagctagaagaagttaccttgtagagagttcagctacaaagaaaccatcatgtagagagttcagctgcaaacaaatcacttgtagagagttcagctacaaacaaatctccctgtagaaaggtcagctagaagaagtcaccttgtagagagttgagctacaaagaaccatcatgtagagagttcagctgcaaacaaatcagctgtagagagttcagctacaaataaatctccctgtagagagatcagctagaagaagtttccttgtagagagttcagctacaacaaatcaccctatagaaaatcagctagaagaagttaccttgtggagagttcagctacaaagaaactatcatgtagagagttcagctgcaaacaaatcacctgtagagagttcagctacaaacaaatctccctgtagagagatcagctagaagaaattaccttgtagagagttcagttacaaagaaaccaccatgtagagagttcagctgcaaagaaatcaccctgtggaaaattcagccacaaacaaattgccctgtagaaagatcagttagaagaagttaccttgcagagagttcagctacaaagaaaccattctgtaaagagctcagctgcaaacaaatcacctgcacagaattcagctacaaacaaaccaccctgtagagagatcagctagaagaatttacttgtagattgttcagctacaaacaatgcaccctgtagagagagcagcaagaggaagtcactttgtagagtgttaagttacaaagaaaccaccatggagagttctgtaataaatatttgtattatatatataatttgtacatttacttataaaatcagaaatatttaaagtacatctgcttcctcttttcttcttcctgtggaaaagaaaaaaaacaaggttaaaaaagtcccattggggtatacaaatacaaaaagaagtgaaatctaatccaaaacagccagctgtaaaaaaagtgtgcggccctcaaaaaggttatggtgaaaaaagatgtgaaatccaaggtggcggccaagaaatggctgtgatggtaggttaatggtaaaaattttaataacggcaagttaggtgaattttttgccaagaccaagcggcacaaaaatttacctgaattgttgttattaaaatttttaccattaacctaccatcacagccatttcttggccgccaccttggatttcacatcttttttcaccataacctttttgagggccgcacactttttt contains:
- the LOC136264064 gene encoding uncharacterized protein, with amino-acid sequence MIATTTETVESKITATPNVTATMSTAVTGMINTAGANNGSIIPLTAYDQLKAIWKRKPCYVIKARFGHLAIHQGSFHNLKGNNWLNDEIVNGYLRMLVELRNDSFAVLSQTITAWVNRSKSGKSSHLLSKETLSTKVFIVGMYNHGENHWILIAINMEEKKFYYINPLGPSRAIRGAYTGLKRFFAMRYNCVGQDNVSLDKFELIQLKKGVQKPGDSFNCGVLSLKIAEQLLNFNRIDEDAILQMNMKKARIDIGTALLTNSIDMTERCIMCGRSEESFQHEDYTDRWIQCGNCNAWVHVICSGVTVDDPSAPSYEFNCIDCVKQRKDFTH